The genome window TTCGCAACCCCAAGACCGGCCCAAGTTCGAGGGGTTCGGCTTCGATGAGCCGACCCGGCAACTGACCCCCGTCCCCGAAAGGCCGAGGTCTCCGAAGCTCGCCCGCCTGGGGGCCGTCCTGCTCTATATCGCCCTGGCCGTGGGCGCCCTCGTCATCGGCATGCTTCTGGCCAACTTTATCATCATGCCCCTGTTGGTCGGGGGTGAGGAGATACCGGTCCCCGACCTGACAAACATGAGCTTCGAGGCGGCGACCGCCATGCTGGTCGAGATGGGCCTCAACTACGAGAAGGTGGCCGAGGAGTACTCGGCGGACGTGCCGACCGGGTACGTCGTCAGCCAGCGTCAGGAGCCGGGGATGAATGTGCGCCCGGGCCGGATCATCGAGCTCACCGTCTCGGCCGGTTCCGAGGATGTCCGCGTCCCCAACGTGACCAAGATGAGCCAGCGCCAGGCCGAGGACGTCCTCCGGCGCGCCGGTCTGGTGGTGGGCAAGGTCCGCGAGAGCTACGACCCCAGCGTCCCCGAGAGCTCGGTCATCGGCCAGAATCCCGAGCCGGGTCGCGAGGTGCCGCGCGGAACCAGGATAGACCTCCTCGTCTCCCTGGGCTCCGAGGAAACCACCTTCAAGATGCCCAACCTGGTCGGCGCCGACTACCGCACCGCCGTCAGCCGCGTCTCCACCTGGGAACTGGCGATGGGGGACACCACCTTCGAGTTCTCCACGAGCATCCCGCCGGGCCACGTCATCCGCCAGTCCCCCGAGGTCGGCGCCACGGTGCGCCGGGGCGACACGGTCACCGTCGCCATCAGCAAGGGGCCGCCCACCGGCGGGGAGACGGTTCCGACACCGGAGGGTGGCGGGGGAACGCCGCCGCCGGACACCTTCTAAGATGGCCGTAAAAATCGTCCCCAGCATCCTCTCGGCCGACCAGGCCGACCTGGGCGCCGTCGTCCGTCGGCTCCTGGCCGCCGGACTCGACACCATCCACCTCGACGTCATGGACGGCAACTTCGTGCCGCCCATAACCTTCGGCGCCAAGCTCCTGTCCGACCTGAAACGCGCGGTGGGGGGCGTTTACGACGCACACCTCATGGTCGCCCGCCCCGGGGAGCAGATCGAGCTCTTCGCCGAGGCGGGGGCGGACTGGATCACGGTACACCAGGAGGCCGCGCCTCACGTCCACCGACTCCTCGACCGGATCAAATCCCTCGGCAAAAAGGCCGGCGTCTCCATCAATCCCGGCACCCCGGTCGTCCAGCTCGAGCCGCTCCTGGACTCGGCCGACCTTTTCCTCATCATGACGGTCAACCCCGGCTGGGGGGGGCAGGGGATGATCGAGAGTTGCCTGGACAAGGTCCGCTGGCTGAAGGAGCGCGTGGAAACCCCGGTGATGGTGGACGGGGGGGTCAACGAAGGAACGATGGCCAAGGTGGCCGCCGGCGGAGCGGACCTGGCCGTGGTCGGCAGCGCCCTCTTCCAGGGCGATTTGGGCGCGATACTGTCCCGCCTCCGTGAAGAAGCCGCGGCTACTTAAGCCTCGACGTTCAACGATTTTTTCACACTCTCCGGGGCTGACGCGTCAGCCCCTTTCCAAGCCGACGCCATGTTCGACCGCATAACCGATCGGCTTTCCGCCGTCTTCAAGAAGCTCACCGGACGAGGGAAGCTCACCGAGACGAACGTCGGCGACGCCCTGCGGGAGGTGCGCGTCGCCCTACTGGAGGCCGACGTCAGCCTCGCCGTGGTGAAAGGCTTTCTCGAAGAGGTTCGGGCTGGTGCGCTGGGCGAGGCCGTGCTGGGCTCGCTGACGCCGGGGCAGCAGTTCATCGGGGTGGTGCAGCGGGAGCTGACCGCGCTCTTGGAAAAGAACGCCAGCGAGTTCAACCTCCCCTCACCGGCCACTGTGATGCTGGTCGGCCTGCAGGGGTCGGGGAAGACGACCACGGCGGCCAAGTTGGCCCGCTGGTACGCCAAGAGCGGAAACCGGCGCTCACTCCTGGCGGCCTGCGACGTCCGCCGTCCGGCGGCCCGTGAGCAGTTGGAGGTACTGGCCGAGCGCGTCGGCGCCGAGGCGTTTCCGGGGAAAGCGTTCACCGAGGACGCGGTGGGCACTGCGCTGGCCGCCATGCGCCAGGCCGACCGGCGCAACCTGGACCTGACGCTGGTGGACACGGCGGGCCGTCTGCAGATTGACGAACCGCTGATGGCCGAGCTGGTGGAGATGAAGGTGAAGCTGCGGCCCCAGGCGGTTTTCCTGGTCGTTGACGCCGCGTCGGGACAGGAGGCGCTCAACGTCGCCCAGACCTTCAACGGGCGCCTAGGGCTGGACGGCGTAATCGTGAGCAAGCTGGACGGCGACGCCCGGGGCGGCTGCATTCTCTCCATCGCCGGCGGACTCGAGGTGCCGGTCCGCTTCGTCGGCACGGGCGAGACCCCCGACGACCTGGAGCCCTTCGACCCCGAGCGTCTCTCCCGGCGCATCCTCGGCCTGGGCGACGTGGTGGGGCTCGTGGAGAAGGCCCAGGAGGCCTTCGACGCCCGGCAGACCGAGCGCTTGGCAAAGAAGGCCGTCACGGGCGGCTTCGACCTGGAGGATTTCGCCGAGCAACTGCGGGGGATAAAAAAGATGGGTCGGATGGCCGACATTCTGGCGCTCGTCCCGGGCATGCGCCAGTTCGCTCTCCAAGCCGATGGGGAGGGGCTGGACCGGGGGGTGAAGCGGGCCCTGGCTATAATTGATTCCATGACCCCCGACGAGCGCCGGCACCCCAACCTGATACAGGGCTCGCGACGGCGGCGCATCGCCGCGGGCTCGGGCACCACCACCGCCGACGTGAACCGCCTGCTGGCCCAGTACCGCGCCATGGCCAAGGCCTTCGACGGGCTTTCGGGCAAAAAGGGTCAACGGATGATGCGCCGGCTCGGGATAGACCCCTCGAAGCTGGACGACGCCCTCCCTCCGGGCCTGTAATCAGACACCACCCGGTAATTGCGTATCGCTGAATTCGAATAAAAAAACGGGGACACCCACGGGTGCCCCCGCTCCCTATTTCGTTATCGGCCTACTTCAGCGAGTAGTAATTTAGCAACCAGCGCCAGT of bacterium contains these proteins:
- a CDS encoding PASTA domain-containing protein — its product is MNDQKDSGTGFGLGSQPQDRPKFEGFGFDEPTRQLTPVPERPRSPKLARLGAVLLYIALAVGALVIGMLLANFIIMPLLVGGEEIPVPDLTNMSFEAATAMLVEMGLNYEKVAEEYSADVPTGYVVSQRQEPGMNVRPGRIIELTVSAGSEDVRVPNVTKMSQRQAEDVLRRAGLVVGKVRESYDPSVPESSVIGQNPEPGREVPRGTRIDLLVSLGSEETTFKMPNLVGADYRTAVSRVSTWELAMGDTTFEFSTSIPPGHVIRQSPEVGATVRRGDTVTVAISKGPPTGGETVPTPEGGGGTPPPDTF
- the rpe gene encoding ribulose-phosphate 3-epimerase, which translates into the protein MAVKIVPSILSADQADLGAVVRRLLAAGLDTIHLDVMDGNFVPPITFGAKLLSDLKRAVGGVYDAHLMVARPGEQIELFAEAGADWITVHQEAAPHVHRLLDRIKSLGKKAGVSINPGTPVVQLEPLLDSADLFLIMTVNPGWGGQGMIESCLDKVRWLKERVETPVMVDGGVNEGTMAKVAAGGADLAVVGSALFQGDLGAILSRLREEAAAT
- the ffh gene encoding signal recognition particle protein, with the protein product MFDRITDRLSAVFKKLTGRGKLTETNVGDALREVRVALLEADVSLAVVKGFLEEVRAGALGEAVLGSLTPGQQFIGVVQRELTALLEKNASEFNLPSPATVMLVGLQGSGKTTTAAKLARWYAKSGNRRSLLAACDVRRPAAREQLEVLAERVGAEAFPGKAFTEDAVGTALAAMRQADRRNLDLTLVDTAGRLQIDEPLMAELVEMKVKLRPQAVFLVVDAASGQEALNVAQTFNGRLGLDGVIVSKLDGDARGGCILSIAGGLEVPVRFVGTGETPDDLEPFDPERLSRRILGLGDVVGLVEKAQEAFDARQTERLAKKAVTGGFDLEDFAEQLRGIKKMGRMADILALVPGMRQFALQADGEGLDRGVKRALAIIDSMTPDERRHPNLIQGSRRRRIAAGSGTTTADVNRLLAQYRAMAKAFDGLSGKKGQRMMRRLGIDPSKLDDALPPGL